In Providencia sneebia DSM 19967, one DNA window encodes the following:
- a CDS encoding TerC family protein: MEWIADPSIWAGLATLIVLEIVLGIDNLVFIAILADKLPQKLRDRARVTGLMLALVMRVILLFSLCWLITLTKPLITLFDHPFSARDLIMLLGGIFLLFKATMELNERLEGGDEHTNTQRKTSNFWAVVAQIIVLDAVFSLDSVITAVGMVDHIGVMVAAVTIAMMLMIWASKPLTGFVNNHPTIVILCLSFLLMIGFSLVAEGFGYAIPKGYLYAAIGFSIMIEVLNQFAQFNRRKYLKGTRPLRERTAEAVLRILSGKHESAELDSRTSDLIADNQSVFDPQERQMIARVLGMAQRNVESIMTSRHDVDYLDINKSASDLLQVMEKNPHSRFVVIDETVSDEPVGVIHVLDLVKQQLSGVPLNLRQLITQPLIFPEGLSLLKALEQFRKAHTHFAFVVDEFGSIEGIVTLTDVMETIAGNLPDGEEENDSRHDIQKREDGAWIANGFMPLEDLILFIPMALDDKREYETIAGLLMEHLQRVPEVGEQVEINGCIFEPLEVNSHRINKVLIIPPKPHEEDEEEE; this comes from the coding sequence ATGGAATGGATCGCAGATCCTTCGATTTGGGCAGGACTTGCCACCCTTATCGTTCTAGAAATCGTTCTTGGTATTGATAACCTTGTTTTTATCGCCATTTTGGCAGATAAACTCCCGCAAAAATTGCGTGACAGAGCTCGTGTAACGGGTCTGATGTTAGCGCTCGTGATGCGTGTGATTCTGTTATTTAGCCTATGTTGGCTCATTACTCTCACCAAGCCACTGATCACCTTATTTGATCATCCATTTAGTGCCCGTGATTTAATCATGCTACTCGGAGGTATATTCCTCTTGTTTAAAGCCACAATGGAGCTAAATGAAAGACTTGAGGGGGGAGATGAACATACCAATACTCAACGAAAAACATCGAACTTCTGGGCAGTTGTTGCACAAATTATTGTTCTAGATGCCGTTTTCTCACTTGATTCGGTTATTACCGCAGTGGGAATGGTTGACCATATTGGCGTAATGGTTGCAGCTGTTACTATTGCAATGATGCTGATGATATGGGCAAGTAAACCATTAACTGGCTTTGTCAACAACCACCCAACCATTGTCATCCTATGTCTAAGCTTCTTGCTTATGATAGGTTTCAGCTTAGTTGCTGAAGGTTTCGGTTATGCGATCCCTAAAGGTTATCTATACGCTGCGATTGGCTTCTCTATTATGATTGAAGTGCTTAACCAATTTGCACAATTTAACCGCCGTAAATACCTTAAAGGAACACGACCATTACGTGAGCGCACCGCTGAAGCTGTATTGCGTATTCTTAGTGGCAAGCACGAAAGTGCAGAGCTAGATTCACGCACATCTGACCTGATTGCAGATAATCAATCTGTCTTTGATCCTCAAGAGCGTCAAATGATTGCTCGTGTGTTAGGCATGGCACAGCGCAACGTTGAAAGCATCATGACTTCTCGTCACGATGTTGATTATCTTGATATCAATAAATCAGCCAGTGATTTATTACAAGTGATGGAAAAAAATCCACATTCACGTTTTGTGGTGATAGATGAAACAGTCAGTGATGAGCCGGTTGGTGTTATCCATGTTCTTGACTTGGTGAAGCAACAATTGAGTGGCGTACCCCTCAATTTACGCCAACTCATCACGCAACCACTCATTTTCCCAGAAGGTTTGTCATTACTCAAAGCGCTCGAACAGTTCCGTAAAGCTCATACTCACTTTGCTTTTGTAGTTGATGAGTTTGGTTCTATCGAAGGTATTGTGACATTGACCGATGTTATGGAAACCATTGCAGGTAACTTACCTGACGGTGAAGAAGAAAATGACTCACGTCATGATATTCAAAAACGGGAAGATGGTGCGTGGATTGCTAATGGATTTATGCCATTAGAAGATTTGATCCTGTTTATTCCAATGGCGCTGGATGACAAGCGAGAATATGAAACAATTGCAGGCTTATTGATGGAACATCTTCAACGCGTTCCAGAAGTTGGAGAACAAGTTGAAATCAACGGTTGTATTTTCGAACCGTTAGAGGTCAATAGCCACCGCATCAATAAAGTCTTAATTATTCCACCAAAACCTCATGAAGAAGATGAAGAAGAGGAATAA